The DNA sequence CCGCTCCCCAATTGGATTGTGATGCTGTAGCGATATCGGGCCGTATCCATGATGATGGTGTTCGGCTGCAGATACCCGCTGCCGCCTTTGATGAATCCGGTGTAGCCTTGGACCACCCTGGCCCCTTCAGGCAACAGCAGCTTGCGGTTGATGTAGCGGTCCGATCCGGCACCGTCTTTAAAAACAGCGTAATGCGTTGCGCCGATTGGGCGCACCACATCCATGTTGACGCCGTTCCCGGTGATGACCGCATAACTCTGCGCCGTGTTGAGTTCCGTCAGGAAATCATCCAAAAACAGATTGAATGCGAATTCATCCGCCGCGGTATCCAGTTGCGGGGTCAACAGCAATATCATGGCTGCGATTGCCAGCACCAACAGGCTTTCGAACAAAGTGAAGCCGTTCTTGTGCATCGGTCAGCCCATCATCACGGCGTTTCTACAGGTACAATCGGCGCCACTTCGCCGGCGGTGATCGTCAGTTTGGCGTCCGCTTCAGTCAGTTGTTTCGCACTAATATAGCCTTCCGTATTCAAAACAGTGAAGCTTGCCGCTTCCGTCCCCGTATCAAGTTCGTACATATTGGCTTGGGTCTGCACGACGACCGCCAGGGCATCCGTGCCTTTGGTCTCCACGCTTTTTTTCGTGTTCGCCACATTCGGGATGATCATCAGCATCAGCACCGAGATGATGAACAGGACCAGGACCATTTCCATAAGTGTGAAGGCTTCTTTGTTTTTCAGTGTTTTTTTGATCGATTTCATCAATACATTCCTCCTAATGAACTAAGCATCGGCATCAACAATATAAGATAGATCGCCATCACGATGACGGCGACCATGAGAAACAGGACAGGCTGCAGCCAGCCGATTTTCTGTTCGATTTCCGCTATCAGCAGCCGGAAACATTCTTCGCTGTACATGCTCAATTTGATCGGCAACTGGCTGGTGAGTTCGCCGTGATAGATGATCCAACCCATCTCCTCTTTGAAGATGGGATAACGTTTGATGATCGTCGTCAGGCTGTCGCCCTGCATCAGCCCTTCCTCCACCAATCCGGATATTTCCTTCATCCAGGCAGTCCCTTCATCGCCGCGCATCAGCGAAACGATCTGGTTCAACTGCATACCGTTGCGGAAAAAATAGGCGTATTCCCGGCAGAAGAAAAAGGAATAGTAGAGTTGGACCCATTTGCTGAAGAGCGGGATCCGGCAGAACAGCAACGACTTTTGGAAAGCGGACTTCTTTTTCAAATAACTTTTTGCCAACAGGAACAAACCGGCACCTAATGCCAAAGTGCCCAAAATGATGAGCGGCAGGTTCTCCAGGTATATCAAGATGAAGCGGACCATCACGCCGGAA is a window from the uncultured Trichococcus sp. genome containing:
- a CDS encoding prepilin-type N-terminal cleavage/methylation domain-containing protein encodes the protein MHKNGFTLFESLLVLAIAAMILLLTPQLDTAADEFAFNLFLDDFLTELNTAQSYAVITGNGVNMDVVRPIGATHYAVFKDGAGSDRYINRKLLLPEGARVVQGYTGFIKGGSGYLQPNTIIMDTARYRYSITIQLGSGRYEVNKAKR
- the comGC gene encoding competence type IV pilus major pilin ComGC, with translation MKSIKKTLKNKEAFTLMEMVLVLFIISVLMLMIIPNVANTKKSVETKGTDALAVVVQTQANMYELDTGTEAASFTVLNTEGYISAKQLTEADAKLTITAGEVAPIVPVETP
- the comGB gene encoding competence type IV pilus assembly protein ComGB, encoding MTNCAKPMRVDTLRKSIIWRISSEKRWQAKEQAYFLRRLGELLKEGFSLAEGLAFLKMMQPKRVDDIQRMLAKLETGINLADALAGCGFSEQVVSQLRLSFLHGKLTETLLFCSDFLTEKDKQLRKLRKVLIYPLFLLVFANVMLIAIRQVLLPSLETMLVPSEEGSGVMVRFILIYLENLPLIILGTLALGAGLFLLAKSYLKKKSAFQKSLLFCRIPLFSKWVQLYYSFFFCREYAYFFRNGMQLNQIVSLMRGDEGTAWMKEISGLVEEGLMQGDSLTTIIKRYPIFKEEMGWIIYHGELTSQLPIKLSMYSEECFRLLIAEIEQKIGWLQPVLFLMVAVIVMAIYLILLMPMLSSLGGMY